The DNA segment GCAGCACTAAGAGCTGCTGTCGCAACTCTAGCGCCTTTCGCACCTGTCCAAGACCCAGGCTGGTTCCTCACGCGAAAAGCCTCGATTGCCGCTGCATCAACAGCTGATTTGAGGCCCTTGTCCATTCGAGCCCTGCTGCGACTCCTTGTTGCCGGATCAGCGTAGGAACTTCTATGGCTGCTCCGGTGACGGGAACGTCTGGAGGGCGATGAGCTGTGTGCACGACGAGAAGAAGTGGTGTAGTGATCATCACCACGGTACGACCGACGGCTGTGATCTCTATGATGGCTGTGGGATCCGGAGTGGTAATGGGAAGAATGTCGGTGACGATGACCTCGGTCGAAGTCGTCGTAGTCTCTGTCGTACCCTCGGGAGTGGTGTCTGGACCCAGAATAAGATCGATGCTTGTCGTCCAGGCCAAGCCCTGCCATGGCATCTTCAACCTTGCCTAATGCTTGTCGGCCGAGAGATCGATGCCGTCTTGGCCGGGACTCGTAGTCGTCGTAGTACGCATTGTCGTAGTCGTAGTCGTAGTCGCGATGGTTGCGGCGTCGGCCGCGGTGATGGTCTGACATCTTGTGGCTTACTGCAAGACTCCTAGCGATATATCGAGTCTCAAAGTGAGTGTTGGATTTGTCTCTCAAACGACCAATTCATGAAAAAGTCAGTGAGGAGTCAACGGGTATTCAATCTCATCGGAGTCTGCCGCCAAGATTCTCCATTATCTTGATTTCGATGCTGGTACTGATATCACCTTGTGGCGTATCTCGTGTCTGTGGGGTTGCGTCACAAGCATCTTCTACTAACCAACTAAAATACAGGTGACAGTTgatctccatcttcaccgtGAAGCTTGGTGGTTTCGGTGCCGAAATaccgatggtggtgtggaagtGTGACAGAGGTGTCGGATTAGTCATGGTCATTTGGGGGTATCACTGACAGGTATAATAAGAAGTCCATCTCAGCTCATTGCCCCCGTCGCATTTGGCCTTGGAGCTTCCAAGTTCTGCGCTGTTCATCTTGGCATGTCAGGTCTGCTCAGGAAGGTGTGCCGTTGTGGACtggcggtggttgtttgaTTTTTGCGTCTagcgcatcatcatcattcacTTCCTCTCGGCCGTGGTAAGTTTCTGTCTCCCCCCTAAGTCGTAAATGACACATTTGGATGGCCAGGCATTCTCATCACGAGTACGAGACTGAAGCTAGATATTCAACGTGAGTGATCCTTCTGCAAATATTGATGATTGACTCGGTGTGCCTGGTGAGTCAAGTCGGCTTATGACGTCATTTCTCCCACCATCGGATCAAAATTCCAACTCCGAAGGAAGTTGCATTTTCTCAACCAACCACACCGAATGGAAGCTCGCACTCGAATCAATGACCACGCGAAGAATTCCCATGTCCAGACAAATTTCACCATCAAGAACGTCAGGATCGCCCGGTCCCACCCCACACGTTCTGCTCAGATCAAGGTAGCATTGGGAACAATATTTTTGCAATAATGGCAGATCAAACCGGCAGGGAATGGGGTGATGCTTCTATGACGAGAAGAGTCTCACTTGAGGGGTTTCTTGGCGGCAGATTCAGCCAAGATATATTTGATTCTACCCCTTCACATTAACATCTCTTATGATATCAACCTGTGGGCTCTCACAGCTTTCTTAGAAgctcacaccaccaccaatccccGCCGGCTACCATCAACGGGTACGCGATCTGCAAGATCACCCCTTATTCGCCACCCTCAATCCTCCAGACAACCAAATTCGGGAGCCTAACAATGGCACCAAcactccaaccccgccaagtCGTAGTTACCGACAGTAGCGGAAGCAGCGGCGGAGGCCTCGACACCGGCGCCATAGTCGGCATTGTCATCGGCACCATCGCGGGCATCCTCCTGCTCTGGTGGATCATCCGCTCCTGCACAAAGCCCAACCGCCGCCCTGACCCCGACAGACAAGGCTGGTACGACGACACTCCCCCTCGCCGGTCTAGGTCCAGGTCTACACACTCTcatcgacaccaccatcaccacggACGCCATCACAGCAGAAGCCACAGCAGAAGAAGGTCCACTTCTCGTCCTGTTATACTGGAGAAGCCCGCGAGGGGTTACGCTATCCCAGTCGCTCCGCAGCAGGCGTATGTCTACCCCAGTGCGGGCCGgtcgaggagcaggagtCAGGGGAGATATCATGCTTCTGGGTATTAAAGGAATACGACGATTGGGTATAATGGGggagcatgatgatgggaattATGGCGGCATGGGAAACAAAACAATGAATGAATGAGCTTTTCACCGTACATGTACAAATATACCCTTCAGCCTACATACAATTTTAAATCTTTCGCGACCTTTGTCCAGTTCAAAATGCATCTCTCCACAGCAGCTCATccacgcctcctcccacccctctccGGCTCTTGCTCAGAAAGACGTCTTGCAGGGGTAGGGGCCCGTGTCTGCTTCTGCATCCTAGGTGATAGCTCATACTCCTCATACAACCCCAGCGAAGAAGGCCGTTGTCTTTCCGGCGGACTCGACCCCTCACGAGATGACTCTCTCCTCGACGGCGGCCGCTGATAAGAATGCTCCGTCTCCCCATACCCCCTCGAACCGGTGGAATGCCTCTGCCGATGATACTCCTCCTGCTGCGACCTCTTCGCCGCCTTCGCAGCAAGATActcctccaaatccgccCCCGACACAATCTTGCACCCCGCCATGGTAAAAACCTTTCGAATCCACCCCTTGatcatctcatcctccacctcggccaagtcctccttcttgatatACTTCCGGTTAAACTGCCTGTTCCCCGGCGTCTTTCCTGTTAAAAACGACCAAAGGGTGATAGCAAGAGAATAGTAATCATCAAACACCGTCGGCGCAGGCAACGGCAGCCCCTGCTCAAGACATTGCATCCTCTTTGGCGTCAAATACGAATTCGTCACATGAAGTGAGTTCCAACGGTCCTTGTTTTCTTCAATGAACCTCGCACCGGCAAAATCAACCATCTTCAGCCTCTtcgccggctgctgctgctggccgggagagaaagaagtaGGCCTGCAGTTACCCCAGATGAACTTTGACTCTTTGATATTCCCGTGGACGATGCCTCTTTTGTGTAGGTTTTCCACAACGAGAAACATCTCGACGACACACTTGTGCCGTTTGTGGATGGGAATCCTCCGAGCACGGAAGggctcaccaccctccatgATTACGGCCTTGGTGCCGGTTGAGGGCCGGGAGCCTTTCCAGACTACCCTGCTCAGCGGCCGCATGGTGAGGCTGCCGGCTGCTTCCATCAGCTCAACCTCCCGCGAGGTCATGTTGGACTTGTAGACGAGGTCGTCTGAGAACCGGTAGAGCATGCCCGTGTTGCCTATCATGGAGGCAATCCACCTTTCTGGGGGGAAGTCGAGGATGgggtcgtcatcgtcgattATGAGCGGGAGTGCGACGGTGGGAGGGCTGGGCTCGGGGACCCGGGGGATCTCCTCGGAGCGGCGGTACTTGGATCGGTCACGGTGTTTGTGTCTTTGCTCGTTGGTGCCGGTGCGTTCAAAGTGTCCAAACGAGGCGCGGTGCTGTCTCTTTGATTGGACGTGGAGACGGGCTTCGGATTCGAGGATTTCGTGAATGTGTTCTGCCGAAATTCTGGCCATTGTGTTCTTCGACTTTCAAGTTGAGGataggggaaggggggggggggatatgCAGGTAGGCGCCGTGTGCTAAGCGCGTGGCTGTTGGaaaggaaggaggaggatctgCCTGCTGGGCCATCacggaggtgatggtggtggacaaaggtgaaggtgaaggtTTCGGGGACTCCACGATGAGCGGGCTTGCGCAGCTTTCTCGCATTccggtggaggtgttggacgGGACTCCGGTGCTTTGTTTGCATCGACAACGTCTTGCGTGGCGGTTTGATTCCATGGGAACAGCAAAAGTCAAACTCTATCTGAACGAATTCCAAAGCAAACAACCACGCTAGCGAGAAAGCCTTGAGTGACAGAAGCCCGGCGCCATGAACGTCACTTCGTTGGTACGTTACCACTCGTAGCAGAAGCTCGCCCTGACTATCTCTTCCCGTCTCAGTACACTGCGCCATCCAGGCGGTTCTTCCAGAAAGATTCCGTTCTTCTTCGGCTCGAGTTGCTCTGAGACGGCGGCTATTGTTCATTTACACCGAGCCTTCTCCAATATTCCTTGCGCCTAGCTCGCCTATCTGCATTGTACTACATGTCGTGCCGTGCGGCATGGTGATCTGGTGGTTGCCCGCCGGCGCCCGCATGTCAAGAACAGATTTGACTCGTGACGCATGCGCCAAAGGATGAAGTCGAGGATAGGACCCGGAGTTTCTATCTCTGAGGCTTTATGGCGCCGCTGACACAGCACCACCCACTTGAACCAAGGTAGTGGACCGTGACGGACGGAGGATTGTGGGATAACTTGAGTTCATCTCATCGTCACAATCGTGATCACAACGGAGAACGTGATGAGTGTGATTCCGTTGGATGTAGCATCACCACATGGCGGTCAGTCAACTACCGACGTCCAAATTCCTATATTTACCAGATAATTCCAGTTTCTGGGATCGCTCAGGATCGTTTTCTCctatcaccacctccatcagcTCGAAATCCACAAGTCGGGCAGATATTTCCCCACAGAGATGGCGGACTCGTTCTCTTTTGGTGCCGTCACGCATGGCAGATGGGCGACTATTAGCGCCTCACAGCATGGCCCCCGGTGATGTCGCGCTCCTTCCAGCCTCTTGGTTGCATCCGCCAAGACGACCTCGACCGACGTCTGGGGCAAGCTGCCGGACCAACCACCAAGTCACAAATTCGGACCAATCACAAGATGTTCATCGTGACGGACATGCCAAGGGCGGCAAGCACACCTATTTTTACACCTGTGGACATCTGGGCATCGGACGGTGCTGGACCCCAGATAATAACTCCCATTTCACCCCCAGCAGTTCCGTCGGTGAGATGCGATTCGCAAAGGATGGCTCCGTGATGATAATTTCTCGCATGATAGCAAGAGTCTTGTCAGCTTGGCATCACGGAAGCTTCTGCACTTTCTGCACATCTGcactccaccgcctccacacTTTTCCATGCCACCGCCATgctgagggagttgagggatTGAGACCTCGATCTGGCTCAGGCCCGAGCGTCCTGTATAAGGTGTGATTGAGCCCATGCATGGAAGGACAAGGTTCCTGTTGATCCAattccaacctcaacatcgGTTGATCTTGAGCGTGTCTTCTCTTTTGTTGTCCGGCTTCGTTGCCACAAGCTTCTCGTCAAGATGTGTACCTACGACTACACGCCATACACCGGCTGCAAGCAAGGTGAGCAGCATTTCTACATCCAGTGGATGAAGTGCAGCAAGGCCATCGAGACGGGTGGCAAGTACTGCCCACCGGAGTTGTCTGTCGAGGTCGACGCTATCCGCAAGCTGTCCGGCAACGTTCTCTCATGTCCTGTCCACGGCCCCATCGCCATTGAACAACACGAGTTTGACTTTGTCGTCGCCAAGGTCCCAGTCGAGCAACCCCATGACCAGCCCGCTCGCCGGGGAAGGTCTCGCACAGCTTCACGACGAGGGACAAGTGTGAGCCGGTCCAACAGAACACCCAAGACCGACACATTCGGAAGGG comes from the Podospora pseudocomata strain CBS 415.72m chromosome 5, whole genome shotgun sequence genome and includes:
- a CDS encoding hypothetical protein (EggNog:ENOG503PWSI), with the protein product MSDHHRGRRRNHRDYDYDYDNAYYDDYESRPRRHRSLGRQALGKVEDAMAGLGLDDKHRSYSGSRHHSRGYDRDYDDFDRGHRHRHSSHYHSGSHSHHRDHSRRSYRGDDHYTTSSRRAHSSSPSRRSRHRSSHRSSYADPATRSRSRARMDKGLKSAVDAAAIEAFRVRNQPGSWTGAKGARVATAALSAAAIGAAAEKRKEENGSTKMGTVGSALAGMAVNRLVNGPRRDM
- a CDS encoding hypothetical protein (EggNog:ENOG503PHS7), which codes for MAPTLQPRQVVVTDSSGSSGGGLDTGAIVGIVIGTIAGILLLWWIIRSCTKPNRRPDPDRQGWYDDTPPRRSRSRSTHSHRHHHHHGRHHSRSHSRRRSTSRPVILEKPARGYAIPVAPQQAYVYPSAGRSRSRSQGRYHASGY
- a CDS encoding hypothetical protein (EggNog:ENOG503P3TR; COG:G), giving the protein MARISAEHIHEILESEARLHVQSKRQHRASFGHFERTGTNEQRHKHRDRSKYRRSEEIPRVPEPSPPTVALPLIIDDDDPILDFPPERWIASMIGNTGMLYRFSDDLVYKSNMTSREVELMEAAGSLTMRPLSRVVWKGSRPSTGTKAVIMEGGEPFRARRIPIHKRHKCVVEMFLVVENLHKRGIVHGNIKESKFIWGNCRPTSFSPGQQQQPAKRLKMVDFAGARFIEENKDRWNSLHVTNSYLTPKRMQCLEQGLPLPAPTVFDDYYSLAITLWSFLTGKTPGNRQFNRKYIKKEDLAEVEDEMIKGWIRKVFTMAGCKIVSGADLEEYLAAKAAKRSQQEEYHRQRHSTGSRGYGETEHSYQRPPSRRESSREGSSPPERQRPSSLGLYEEYELSPRMQKQTRAPTPARRLSEQEPERGGRRRG